In Pseudoliparis swirei isolate HS2019 ecotype Mariana Trench chromosome 2, NWPU_hadal_v1, whole genome shotgun sequence, the following are encoded in one genomic region:
- the ssb gene encoding lupus La protein, whose amino-acid sequence MAEKKEEMSPTEIKVAQQIEYYFGDHNLPRDKFLKEQLQLDDGWVTLETMLKFNRLKALTTEASVIVEALQKSKTGILELSEDKSKVRRSPTKPLPEVNDDSKDALKHKSVYMKGFPLGTSLDEIQEWLSEKGPIENIQMRRTLQRVFKGSVFVCFDKEEAVKQFLERSDIKSFKDNELVVLSREDYHGKKAEERKQFKAESKAKAKQDKEQQQNNAEEKEMGLLMNEQTGCLLKFSGELEDVSREDFHELFSVHGKIKWINFTRGAKEGTLLFHGNAKEAFDKAKEANGGDLKIKQNSVDWQVLEGEEEKDELKNIIDAQQESYNRSKNRVSRGRGGGRGRGGRRGRGGRDQGRDYGRAHYKGKKMKFESDDEDDKPAAPKRELKEDDGPPAKVAKTENGS is encoded by the exons AtggcagaaaagaaagaagagatgtCTCCAACTGAGATAAAAGTGGCACAACAAATAGAG TACTACTTCGGGGATCACAATCTTCCAAGAGACAAATTTCTCAAAGAACAATTGCAACTTGACGATGGCTGGGTGACTTTGGAGACGATGCTCAAATTCAACAG ACTGAAGGCTTTGACAACCGAAGCAAGCGTCATCGTTGAAGCTCTCCAGAAATCCAAGACTGGTATCTTGGAACTGAGCGAAGACAAGTCTAAAGTCAGGAGGTCTCCAACCAAACCCTTACCAGAAGTGAATGATGATTCCAAAGATGCTCTGAAACACAAATCTGTGTACATG AAAGGATTTCCTCTCGGAACTTCCCTTGATGAGATTCAGGAGTGGCTGAGTGAGAAAGGCCCCATAGAAAACATTCAAATGAGGAGAACCCTGCAAAGGGTGTTCAAG GGATCAGTGTTTGTCTGTTTTGACAAAGAAGAAGCAGTCAAGCAGTTCCTGGAACGTTCAGACATCAAATCATTCAAAGACAATGAGCTGGTTGTGTTATCACG AGAAGACTACCAtggaaagaaagcagaagagcgAAAACAGTTCAAAGCAGAGTCGAAAGCCAAAGCTAAACA GGACaaggaacaacagcagaacaatgcagaagagaaagaaatg GGTCTACTTATGAATGAACAGACTGGTTGCTTGTTGAAGTTTTCAGGAGAGCTTGAAGATGTTTCAAGAGAGGACTTCCATGAATTGTTCTCTGTGCATGGAAAGATTAAGTGGATTAATTTTACAAGAGGGGCCAAAGAG GGTACACTACTTTTCCATGGGAATGCAAAGGAAGCATTCGATAAAGCCAAAGAGGCAAACGGAGGGGACCTAAAAATCAAGCAAAACAGTGTTGACTGGCAGGTGcttgagggagaggaggagaaagacgaACTGAAGAACATCATCGACGCTCAACAAGAATCATACAACCGGTCCAAAAACCGAG ttagcagaggaagaggaggcggcagaggaagaggaggccgaaGGGGAAGAGGTGGCAGAGATCAAGGCAGAGATTACGGCAGAGCTCATTACAAGGGCAAAAAGATGAAATTTGAgagtgatgatgaggatgata AACCTGCAGCCCCAAAGAGAGAACTAAAAGAAGATGATGGTCCCCCAGCAAAGGTTGCCAAAACTGAAAATGGATCTTAG
- the mettl5 gene encoding rRNA N6-adenosine-methyltransferase METTL5 isoform X1 has protein sequence MKLKELESCLQQVDTFEEPKILLEQYPTSPHIAACMLYTIQSTFDDIEGKLVADLGCGCGVLSIGAAMLNAGLCVGFDIDNDALDIFRRNAEEFEISNVDLVQCDLCSLEADAYAKQFDTVIMNPPFGTKHNQGMDMKFLWVALTMAKTAVYSLHKTSTRQHIQKKANDWGMKMEVIAELRYDLPASYKFHKKKSVDIQVDFIRFSKA, from the exons ATGAAACTAAAAGAGTTAGAGAGTTGTTTACAGCAAGTTGACACGTTTGAAGAGCCAAAGATCCTCCTTGAGCAATATCCGACAAGTCCCCATATCGCTG CATGCATGCTTTATACAATCCAGAGCACGTTTGATGACATTGAGGGTAAACTAGTAGCAGATCTGGGATGTGGCTGTGGAGTCCTCAGCATTGGGGCTGCGATGCTTAATGCAGG TTTGTGCGTCGGCTTCGACATCGACAACGACGCACTGGACATATTCAGAAGAAACGCGGAGGAATTTGAGATTTCTAACGTGGATCTGGTCCAATGTGACCTGTGCTCTCTGGAGGCAGATGCTTATGCCAAACAGTTTGATACTGTCATAATGAATCCACCATTTGGGACTAAACACAACCAGG GCATGGACATGAAGTTCTTATGGGTCGCTTTGACAATGGCAAAGACAGCAGTGTATTCACTCCATAAAACATCAACACGACAA CACATTCAAAAGAAGGCTAATGACTGGGGAATGAAGATGGAAGTAATAGCAG AACTAAGATATGACTTGCCAGCATCCTACAAGTTCCACAAAAAGAAATCG GTTGACATCCAGGTGGACTTCATACGTTTCTCCAAAGCATGA
- the mettl5 gene encoding rRNA N6-adenosine-methyltransferase METTL5 isoform X2, producing the protein MKLKELESCLQQVDTFEEPKILLEQYPTSPHIAACMLYTIQSTFDDIEGKLVADLGCGCGVLSIGAAMLNAGLCVGFDIDNDALDIFRRNAEEFEISNVDLVQCDLCSLEADAYAKQFDTVIMNPPFGTKHNQGMDMKFLWVALTMAKTAVYSLHKTSTRQVDIQVDFIRFSKA; encoded by the exons ATGAAACTAAAAGAGTTAGAGAGTTGTTTACAGCAAGTTGACACGTTTGAAGAGCCAAAGATCCTCCTTGAGCAATATCCGACAAGTCCCCATATCGCTG CATGCATGCTTTATACAATCCAGAGCACGTTTGATGACATTGAGGGTAAACTAGTAGCAGATCTGGGATGTGGCTGTGGAGTCCTCAGCATTGGGGCTGCGATGCTTAATGCAGG TTTGTGCGTCGGCTTCGACATCGACAACGACGCACTGGACATATTCAGAAGAAACGCGGAGGAATTTGAGATTTCTAACGTGGATCTGGTCCAATGTGACCTGTGCTCTCTGGAGGCAGATGCTTATGCCAAACAGTTTGATACTGTCATAATGAATCCACCATTTGGGACTAAACACAACCAGG GCATGGACATGAAGTTCTTATGGGTCGCTTTGACAATGGCAAAGACAGCAGTGTATTCACTCCATAAAACATCAACACGACAA GTTGACATCCAGGTGGACTTCATACGTTTCTCCAAAGCATGA